The proteins below come from a single Mucilaginibacter mali genomic window:
- a CDS encoding GH92 family glycosyl hydrolase, with protein sequence MIPFIKRSLLVPGLICATLMGSAQQKKQPVDYADPLLGTSESRWMLNPGATMPFGMVQLAPDNQEGVWKSGYEYSLNNIGGFSHIHSWTMAGLSVMPTVGVLNIKRGSADNPTTGWTTGYRSRIYKETEKASPGYYAVKLMNGDITTELTSTTRAGFFRFSYPTDEEAHILMNLDVPFENTAEILDAKFTKVSDTEIEGYSKQKWGWQEYTVHFVVRFDRKVEGFGGWIGNKITKDVKEIAGKGKMGAYVDFNAKKGDVIQMQSAISLVSIEDARLNLKTEMDPFKWSFAAVHNNARNVWNNLLSKIKVEGSTEVNKKKFYSNLYRSYVARTIWSDVNGKWIDPNEKERQSDPNTPILGSDAFWNTFWNLNQLWTLVNPDIASKWTRSFLEIYKYGGWLPKGPAGIEYSGIMEAEHEIALITSCYQKGIRDFDANLAFEAMMHQQTTPGIKTPEGGFAGNKFYESYMKLGYVPNEEGQVSNTLEYAYDDWCVAQFAKALGKTDAYEMFMKRADNFKNVWDPSVKYIRMKNRDGSWVKDWNPYCCTAFGGPGYLEGNAWQYSFFKPHDVQGIINLMGKDEFNNRLDAGFVKSSKFSFNADGDMYDLVPINHGNQPNMQAAWLFNYSGKPWLTQKWTREIMNKYYGSTPYHGWLGDEDEGQMGSWFVMAAMGFFETDGGASTKPFYEIGSPLFNKVTITLDNHYYKGKTFTIEAKNTSDVNRYVQSATFNGKPLNKPWVYHQDVVNGGSLVLVMGPKPNMAWGSRQEDAPPSMSAPIK encoded by the coding sequence ATGATACCGTTCATAAAAAGATCTTTACTTGTTCCCGGCCTCATTTGTGCCACGCTGATGGGCAGCGCTCAGCAAAAAAAGCAGCCGGTAGATTATGCCGACCCGTTGTTGGGCACGTCCGAATCGCGCTGGATGCTGAACCCGGGCGCCACAATGCCATTCGGGATGGTGCAGCTTGCGCCCGATAACCAGGAGGGCGTTTGGAAATCGGGCTACGAATACTCGCTGAACAACATCGGCGGCTTCAGCCATATCCACTCGTGGACCATGGCCGGCCTTTCGGTAATGCCAACGGTGGGGGTACTGAATATAAAACGCGGCTCGGCTGATAACCCAACTACGGGCTGGACGACCGGCTACCGTTCAAGGATATATAAAGAGACCGAAAAGGCTAGTCCGGGTTATTACGCGGTAAAGCTGATGAACGGTGATATCACTACCGAACTGACCAGCACTACCCGCGCGGGTTTCTTCCGCTTCAGTTATCCTACCGATGAGGAAGCGCATATATTGATGAACCTTGATGTGCCTTTTGAAAATACCGCCGAGATATTAGATGCAAAGTTCACTAAGGTAAGCGATACCGAAATTGAGGGCTACTCCAAGCAAAAATGGGGCTGGCAGGAATATACTGTACACTTTGTGGTCCGTTTTGACCGTAAGGTAGAAGGCTTTGGCGGCTGGATAGGCAACAAGATCACCAAGGATGTTAAGGAAATAGCCGGCAAGGGCAAGATGGGCGCTTATGTTGATTTCAACGCCAAAAAGGGCGATGTGATCCAAATGCAAAGCGCCATATCGCTGGTGAGTATCGAGGATGCCCGCCTGAACCTGAAGACAGAAATGGATCCGTTTAAATGGAGCTTTGCTGCGGTGCACAACAATGCCCGCAATGTGTGGAACAACCTCTTGAGCAAAATAAAGGTTGAAGGCAGCACCGAGGTAAATAAAAAGAAATTTTACAGCAACCTGTACCGATCTTACGTGGCGCGTACCATTTGGAGTGATGTGAACGGTAAATGGATAGATCCTAATGAAAAGGAACGCCAAAGCGACCCGAATACGCCAATATTAGGTTCGGACGCGTTTTGGAATACGTTTTGGAACCTGAACCAGTTGTGGACATTGGTAAACCCAGATATTGCCAGTAAATGGACACGCTCGTTCCTGGAGATCTATAAATACGGTGGCTGGCTGCCTAAAGGCCCGGCCGGTATCGAGTATTCGGGCATTATGGAGGCCGAACATGAGATAGCGCTGATTACCAGTTGCTACCAAAAAGGCATCCGCGATTTTGATGCTAACCTGGCTTTTGAAGCGATGATGCACCAGCAGACCACGCCGGGTATCAAAACCCCCGAGGGCGGCTTTGCGGGCAATAAGTTTTACGAATCGTACATGAAACTGGGCTATGTGCCGAACGAAGAAGGCCAGGTATCTAACACGCTTGAATATGCTTACGACGACTGGTGCGTGGCGCAATTTGCTAAAGCATTGGGCAAGACCGACGCTTATGAGATGTTTATGAAACGCGCCGATAACTTTAAGAATGTGTGGGACCCATCAGTAAAATACATCCGCATGAAAAACCGGGATGGCAGTTGGGTGAAGGATTGGAATCCTTATTGCTGTACAGCATTCGGCGGCCCGGGTTATTTGGAAGGTAATGCCTGGCAATACAGCTTCTTTAAACCACATGATGTGCAGGGTATCATTAACCTGATGGGTAAGGACGAGTTTAATAACCGCCTGGATGCCGGCTTTGTAAAATCATCAAAATTTAGCTTTAACGCCGATGGCGATATGTACGACCTGGTACCGATAAACCACGGCAACCAACCTAATATGCAGGCCGCCTGGTTGTTCAACTACTCGGGCAAGCCATGGTTGACGCAAAAATGGACGCGCGAGATCATGAACAAATATTATGGTTCGACACCGTACCACGGCTGGCTGGGCGACGAGGACGAAGGCCAGATGGGATCGTGGTTCGTGATGGCAGCTATGGGCTTTTTCGAGACCGATGGCGGCGCGTCTACAAAGCCATTCTACGAGATCGGCAGTCCGTTATTCAATAAGGTGACCATCACACTTGATAATCATTACTATAAAGGCAAAACCTTCACCATCGAAGCTAAAAATACTTCGGATGTTAACCGTTATGTGCAATCGGCCACCTTTAATGGTAAGCCGCTTAACAAGCCATGGGTTTACCACCAGGATGTAGTGAACGGCGGCTCATTGGTGCTGGTGATGGGGCCTAAGCCAAACATGGCCTGGGGCAGCAGGCAGGAAGACGCGCCACCATCAATGTCGGCACCGATCAAATAA